A genomic window from Macaca thibetana thibetana isolate TM-01 chromosome 16, ASM2454274v1, whole genome shotgun sequence includes:
- the UBTF gene encoding nucleolar transcription factor 1 isoform X1, which produces MNGEADCPTDLEMAAPKGQDRWSQEDMLTLLECMKNNLPSNDSSKFKTTESHMDWEKVAFKDFSGDMCKLKWVEISNEVRKFRTLTELILDAQEHVKNPYKGKKLKKHPDFPKKPLTPYFRFFMEKRAKYAKLHPEMSNLDLTKILSKKYKELPEKKKMKYIQDFQREKQEFERNLARFREDHPDLIQNAKKSDIPEKPKTPQQLWYTHEKKVYLKVRPDATTKEVKDSLGKQWSQLSDKKRLKWIHKALEQRKEYEEIMRDYIQKHPELNISEEGITKSTLTKAERQLKDKFDGRPTKPPPNSYSLYCAELMANMKDVPSTERMVLCSQQWKLLSQKEKDAYHKKCDQKKKDYEVELLRFLESLPEEEQQRVLGEEKMLNINKKQATSPASKKPAQEGGKGGSEKPKRPVSAMFIFSEEKRRQLQEERPELSESELTRLLARMWNDLSEKKKAKYKAREAALKAQSERKPGGEREERGKLPESPKRAEEIWQQSVIGDYLARFKNDRVKALKAMEMTWNNMEKKEKLMWIKKAAEDQKRYERELSEMRAPPAATNSSKKMKFQGEPKKPPMNGYQKFSQELLSNGELNHLPLKERMVEIGSRWQRISQSQKEHYKKLAEEQQKQYKVHLDLWVKSLSPQDRAAYKEYISNKRKSMTKLRGPNPKSSRTTLQSKSESEEDDEEDEDDEDEDEEEEDDENGDSSEDGGDSSESSSEDESEDGDENEEDDEDEDDDEDDDEDEDNESEGSSSSSSSSGDSSDSDSN; this is translated from the exons ATGAACGGAGAAGCCGACTGCCCCACAGACCTGGAAATGGCCGCCCCCAAAGGCCAAG ACCGTTGGTCCCAGGAAGACATGCTGACTTTGCTGGAATGCATGAAGAACAACCTTCCATCCAATGATAGCTCCAAATTCAAAACCACCGAATCACATATGGACTGGGAAAAAGTTGCATTTAAGGACTTTTCTGGAGACATGTGCAAGCTCAAATGGGTGGAGATTTCTAACGAG GTGAGGAAGTTCCGTACATTGACAGAATTGATCCTCGATGCTCAGGAACATGTTAAAAATCCTTACAAAGGCAAAAAACTGAAG aaacacccagaCTTCCCAAAGAAGCCCCTGACCCCTTATTTCCGCTTCTTCATGGAGAAGCGGGCCAAGTATGCGAAACTCCACCCTGAGATGAGCAACCTGGACCTAACCAAGATTCTGTCCAAGAAATACAAGGAGCTTCCGGAGAAGAAGAAG ATGAAATATATTCAGGACttccagagagagaaacaggagtTCGAGCGAAACCTGGCCCGATTCAG GGAGGATCACCCCGACCTAATCCAGAATGCCAAGAAATCGGACATCCCAGAGAAGCCCAAAACCCCCCAGCAGCTGTGGTACACCCACGAGAAGAAGGTGTATCTCAAAGTGCGGCCAGAT GCCACTACGAAGGAGGTGAAGGACTCCCTGGGGAAGCAGTGGTCTCAGCTCTCGGACAAAAAGAGGCTGAAATGGATTCATAAGGCCCTGGAGCAGCGGAAGGAGTACGAG GAGATCATGAGAGACTATATCCAGAAGCACCCAGAGCTGAACATCAGTGAGGAGGGTATCACCAAGTCCACCCTCACCAAAGCTGAACGCCAGCTCAAGGACAAGTTTGATGGGCGACCCACTAAGCCACCTCC GAACAGCTACTCGCTGTACTGCGCAGAGCTCATGGCCAACATGAAGGACGTGCCCAGCACGGAGCGCATGGTGCTGTGCAGCCAGCAGTGGAAGCTGCTGTCCCAGAAGGAGAAGGACGCCTATCACAAGAAGTGTGACCAG aaaaagaaagattacgAGGTGGAGCTGCTCCGTTTCCTGGAG AGCCTGCCTGAGGAGGAGCAGCAGCGGGTCCTGGGGGAGGAGAAGATGCTGAACATCAACAAGAAGCAGGCCACCAGCCCCGCCTCCAAGAAGCCAGCCCAGGAAGGGGGCAAG GGCGGCTCCGAGAAGCCCAAGCGGCCCGTGTCGGCCATGTTCATCTTCTCGGAGGAGAAGCGGCGGCAGCTGCAGGAGGAGCGGCCTGAGCTCTCCGAGAGCGAGCTGACCCGCCTGCTGGCCCGAATGTGGAACGACCTGTCTGAGAAGAAGAAG GCCAAGTACAAGGCCCGGGAGGCGGCGCTCAAGGCTCAGTCGGAGAGGAAGCCCGGCGGGGAGCGCGAGGAAAGGGGCAAGCTGCCCGAGTCCCCCAAGAGAGCTGAGGAGATCTGGCAACAGAGTGTCATCGGCGACTACCTGGCCCGCTTCAAG AATGACCGGGTGAAGGCCTTGAAAGCCATGGAAATGACCTGGAATAAcatggaaaagaaggagaaactgATGTGGATTAAGAAGGCAGCCGAAGACCAAAAGCGATACGAG AGAGAGCTGAGTGAGATGCGGGCACCTCCAGCTGCTACAAATTCTTCTAAGAAGATGAAATTCCAGGGAGAACCCAAGAAGCCTCCCAT GAACGGTTACCAGAAGTTCTCCCAGGAGCTGCTGTCCAATGGGGAGCTGAACCACCTGCCGCTGAAGGAGCGCATGGTGGAAATAGGCAGCCGCTGGCAGCGCATCTCCCAGAGCCAGAAGGAGCACTACAAAAAGCTGGCCGAGGAGCAGCAAAAGCAGTACAAGGTGCATCTGGACCTCTGGGTCAAG AGCCTGTCTCCCCAGGACCGTGCAGCATATAAAGAGTACATCTCCAAC AAACGTAAGAGCATGACCAAGCTGCGAGGCCCAAACCCCAAATCCAGCCGGACTACTCTGCAGTCCAAGTCG GAGTCCGAGGAGGATGATGaagaggatgaggatgatgaggatgaggatgaagaagaggaagatgatGAGAATGGGGACTCCTCTGAAGATGGCGGCGACTCCTCCGAGTCCAGCAGCGAGGACGAGAGCGAGGATGGGGATGAG AATGAAGAGGATGATGAGGACGAAGATGATGACGAGGATGACGATGAGGATGAAGACAACGAGTCCGAGGGCAGcagctccagctcctcctcctcaggGGACTCCTCAGACTCTGACTCCAACTGA
- the UBTF gene encoding nucleolar transcription factor 1 isoform X3, whose translation MNGEADCPTDLEMAAPKGQDRWSQEDMLTLLECMKNNLPSNDSSKFKTTESHMDWEKVAFKDFSGDMCKLKWVEISNEVRKFRTLTELILDAQEHVKNPYKGKKLKKHPDFPKKPLTPYFRFFMEKRAKYAKLHPEMSNLDLTKILSKKYKELPEKKKMKYIQDFQREKQEFERNLARFREDHPDLIQNAKKSDIPEKPKTPQQLWYTHEKKVYLKVRPDEIMRDYIQKHPELNISEEGITKSTLTKAERQLKDKFDGRPTKPPPNSYSLYCAELMANMKDVPSTERMVLCSQQWKLLSQKEKDAYHKKCDQKKKDYEVELLRFLESLPEEEQQRVLGEEKMLNINKKQATSPASKKPAQEGGKGGSEKPKRPVSAMFIFSEEKRRQLQEERPELSESELTRLLARMWNDLSEKKKAKYKAREAALKAQSERKPGGEREERGKLPESPKRAEEIWQQSVIGDYLARFKNDRVKALKAMEMTWNNMEKKEKLMWIKKAAEDQKRYERELSEMRAPPAATNSSKKMKFQGEPKKPPMNGYQKFSQELLSNGELNHLPLKERMVEIGSRWQRISQSQKEHYKKLAEEQQKQYKVHLDLWVKSLSPQDRAAYKEYISNKRKSMTKLRGPNPKSSRTTLQSKSESEEDDEEDEDDEDEDEEEEDDENGDSSEDGGDSSESSSEDESEDGDENEEDDEDEDDDEDDDEDEDNESEGSSSSSSSSGDSSDSDSN comes from the exons ATGAACGGAGAAGCCGACTGCCCCACAGACCTGGAAATGGCCGCCCCCAAAGGCCAAG ACCGTTGGTCCCAGGAAGACATGCTGACTTTGCTGGAATGCATGAAGAACAACCTTCCATCCAATGATAGCTCCAAATTCAAAACCACCGAATCACATATGGACTGGGAAAAAGTTGCATTTAAGGACTTTTCTGGAGACATGTGCAAGCTCAAATGGGTGGAGATTTCTAACGAG GTGAGGAAGTTCCGTACATTGACAGAATTGATCCTCGATGCTCAGGAACATGTTAAAAATCCTTACAAAGGCAAAAAACTGAAG aaacacccagaCTTCCCAAAGAAGCCCCTGACCCCTTATTTCCGCTTCTTCATGGAGAAGCGGGCCAAGTATGCGAAACTCCACCCTGAGATGAGCAACCTGGACCTAACCAAGATTCTGTCCAAGAAATACAAGGAGCTTCCGGAGAAGAAGAAG ATGAAATATATTCAGGACttccagagagagaaacaggagtTCGAGCGAAACCTGGCCCGATTCAG GGAGGATCACCCCGACCTAATCCAGAATGCCAAGAAATCGGACATCCCAGAGAAGCCCAAAACCCCCCAGCAGCTGTGGTACACCCACGAGAAGAAGGTGTATCTCAAAGTGCGGCCAGAT GAGATCATGAGAGACTATATCCAGAAGCACCCAGAGCTGAACATCAGTGAGGAGGGTATCACCAAGTCCACCCTCACCAAAGCTGAACGCCAGCTCAAGGACAAGTTTGATGGGCGACCCACTAAGCCACCTCC GAACAGCTACTCGCTGTACTGCGCAGAGCTCATGGCCAACATGAAGGACGTGCCCAGCACGGAGCGCATGGTGCTGTGCAGCCAGCAGTGGAAGCTGCTGTCCCAGAAGGAGAAGGACGCCTATCACAAGAAGTGTGACCAG aaaaagaaagattacgAGGTGGAGCTGCTCCGTTTCCTGGAG AGCCTGCCTGAGGAGGAGCAGCAGCGGGTCCTGGGGGAGGAGAAGATGCTGAACATCAACAAGAAGCAGGCCACCAGCCCCGCCTCCAAGAAGCCAGCCCAGGAAGGGGGCAAG GGCGGCTCCGAGAAGCCCAAGCGGCCCGTGTCGGCCATGTTCATCTTCTCGGAGGAGAAGCGGCGGCAGCTGCAGGAGGAGCGGCCTGAGCTCTCCGAGAGCGAGCTGACCCGCCTGCTGGCCCGAATGTGGAACGACCTGTCTGAGAAGAAGAAG GCCAAGTACAAGGCCCGGGAGGCGGCGCTCAAGGCTCAGTCGGAGAGGAAGCCCGGCGGGGAGCGCGAGGAAAGGGGCAAGCTGCCCGAGTCCCCCAAGAGAGCTGAGGAGATCTGGCAACAGAGTGTCATCGGCGACTACCTGGCCCGCTTCAAG AATGACCGGGTGAAGGCCTTGAAAGCCATGGAAATGACCTGGAATAAcatggaaaagaaggagaaactgATGTGGATTAAGAAGGCAGCCGAAGACCAAAAGCGATACGAG AGAGAGCTGAGTGAGATGCGGGCACCTCCAGCTGCTACAAATTCTTCTAAGAAGATGAAATTCCAGGGAGAACCCAAGAAGCCTCCCAT GAACGGTTACCAGAAGTTCTCCCAGGAGCTGCTGTCCAATGGGGAGCTGAACCACCTGCCGCTGAAGGAGCGCATGGTGGAAATAGGCAGCCGCTGGCAGCGCATCTCCCAGAGCCAGAAGGAGCACTACAAAAAGCTGGCCGAGGAGCAGCAAAAGCAGTACAAGGTGCATCTGGACCTCTGGGTCAAG AGCCTGTCTCCCCAGGACCGTGCAGCATATAAAGAGTACATCTCCAAC AAACGTAAGAGCATGACCAAGCTGCGAGGCCCAAACCCCAAATCCAGCCGGACTACTCTGCAGTCCAAGTCG GAGTCCGAGGAGGATGATGaagaggatgaggatgatgaggatgaggatgaagaagaggaagatgatGAGAATGGGGACTCCTCTGAAGATGGCGGCGACTCCTCCGAGTCCAGCAGCGAGGACGAGAGCGAGGATGGGGATGAG AATGAAGAGGATGATGAGGACGAAGATGATGACGAGGATGACGATGAGGATGAAGACAACGAGTCCGAGGGCAGcagctccagctcctcctcctcaggGGACTCCTCAGACTCTGACTCCAACTGA
- the UBTF gene encoding nucleolar transcription factor 1 isoform X2 gives MNGEADCPTDRWSQEDMLTLLECMKNNLPSNDSSKFKTTESHMDWEKVAFKDFSGDMCKLKWVEISNEVRKFRTLTELILDAQEHVKNPYKGKKLKKHPDFPKKPLTPYFRFFMEKRAKYAKLHPEMSNLDLTKILSKKYKELPEKKKMKYIQDFQREKQEFERNLARFREDHPDLIQNAKKSDIPEKPKTPQQLWYTHEKKVYLKVRPDATTKEVKDSLGKQWSQLSDKKRLKWIHKALEQRKEYEEIMRDYIQKHPELNISEEGITKSTLTKAERQLKDKFDGRPTKPPPNSYSLYCAELMANMKDVPSTERMVLCSQQWKLLSQKEKDAYHKKCDQKKKDYEVELLRFLESLPEEEQQRVLGEEKMLNINKKQATSPASKKPAQEGGKGGSEKPKRPVSAMFIFSEEKRRQLQEERPELSESELTRLLARMWNDLSEKKKAKYKAREAALKAQSERKPGGEREERGKLPESPKRAEEIWQQSVIGDYLARFKNDRVKALKAMEMTWNNMEKKEKLMWIKKAAEDQKRYERELSEMRAPPAATNSSKKMKFQGEPKKPPMNGYQKFSQELLSNGELNHLPLKERMVEIGSRWQRISQSQKEHYKKLAEEQQKQYKVHLDLWVKSLSPQDRAAYKEYISNKRKSMTKLRGPNPKSSRTTLQSKSESEEDDEEDEDDEDEDEEEEDDENGDSSEDGGDSSESSSEDESEDGDENEEDDEDEDDDEDDDEDEDNESEGSSSSSSSSGDSSDSDSN, from the exons ATGAACGGAGAAGCCGACTGCCCCACAGAC CGTTGGTCCCAGGAAGACATGCTGACTTTGCTGGAATGCATGAAGAACAACCTTCCATCCAATGATAGCTCCAAATTCAAAACCACCGAATCACATATGGACTGGGAAAAAGTTGCATTTAAGGACTTTTCTGGAGACATGTGCAAGCTCAAATGGGTGGAGATTTCTAACGAG GTGAGGAAGTTCCGTACATTGACAGAATTGATCCTCGATGCTCAGGAACATGTTAAAAATCCTTACAAAGGCAAAAAACTGAAG aaacacccagaCTTCCCAAAGAAGCCCCTGACCCCTTATTTCCGCTTCTTCATGGAGAAGCGGGCCAAGTATGCGAAACTCCACCCTGAGATGAGCAACCTGGACCTAACCAAGATTCTGTCCAAGAAATACAAGGAGCTTCCGGAGAAGAAGAAG ATGAAATATATTCAGGACttccagagagagaaacaggagtTCGAGCGAAACCTGGCCCGATTCAG GGAGGATCACCCCGACCTAATCCAGAATGCCAAGAAATCGGACATCCCAGAGAAGCCCAAAACCCCCCAGCAGCTGTGGTACACCCACGAGAAGAAGGTGTATCTCAAAGTGCGGCCAGAT GCCACTACGAAGGAGGTGAAGGACTCCCTGGGGAAGCAGTGGTCTCAGCTCTCGGACAAAAAGAGGCTGAAATGGATTCATAAGGCCCTGGAGCAGCGGAAGGAGTACGAG GAGATCATGAGAGACTATATCCAGAAGCACCCAGAGCTGAACATCAGTGAGGAGGGTATCACCAAGTCCACCCTCACCAAAGCTGAACGCCAGCTCAAGGACAAGTTTGATGGGCGACCCACTAAGCCACCTCC GAACAGCTACTCGCTGTACTGCGCAGAGCTCATGGCCAACATGAAGGACGTGCCCAGCACGGAGCGCATGGTGCTGTGCAGCCAGCAGTGGAAGCTGCTGTCCCAGAAGGAGAAGGACGCCTATCACAAGAAGTGTGACCAG aaaaagaaagattacgAGGTGGAGCTGCTCCGTTTCCTGGAG AGCCTGCCTGAGGAGGAGCAGCAGCGGGTCCTGGGGGAGGAGAAGATGCTGAACATCAACAAGAAGCAGGCCACCAGCCCCGCCTCCAAGAAGCCAGCCCAGGAAGGGGGCAAG GGCGGCTCCGAGAAGCCCAAGCGGCCCGTGTCGGCCATGTTCATCTTCTCGGAGGAGAAGCGGCGGCAGCTGCAGGAGGAGCGGCCTGAGCTCTCCGAGAGCGAGCTGACCCGCCTGCTGGCCCGAATGTGGAACGACCTGTCTGAGAAGAAGAAG GCCAAGTACAAGGCCCGGGAGGCGGCGCTCAAGGCTCAGTCGGAGAGGAAGCCCGGCGGGGAGCGCGAGGAAAGGGGCAAGCTGCCCGAGTCCCCCAAGAGAGCTGAGGAGATCTGGCAACAGAGTGTCATCGGCGACTACCTGGCCCGCTTCAAG AATGACCGGGTGAAGGCCTTGAAAGCCATGGAAATGACCTGGAATAAcatggaaaagaaggagaaactgATGTGGATTAAGAAGGCAGCCGAAGACCAAAAGCGATACGAG AGAGAGCTGAGTGAGATGCGGGCACCTCCAGCTGCTACAAATTCTTCTAAGAAGATGAAATTCCAGGGAGAACCCAAGAAGCCTCCCAT GAACGGTTACCAGAAGTTCTCCCAGGAGCTGCTGTCCAATGGGGAGCTGAACCACCTGCCGCTGAAGGAGCGCATGGTGGAAATAGGCAGCCGCTGGCAGCGCATCTCCCAGAGCCAGAAGGAGCACTACAAAAAGCTGGCCGAGGAGCAGCAAAAGCAGTACAAGGTGCATCTGGACCTCTGGGTCAAG AGCCTGTCTCCCCAGGACCGTGCAGCATATAAAGAGTACATCTCCAAC AAACGTAAGAGCATGACCAAGCTGCGAGGCCCAAACCCCAAATCCAGCCGGACTACTCTGCAGTCCAAGTCG GAGTCCGAGGAGGATGATGaagaggatgaggatgatgaggatgaggatgaagaagaggaagatgatGAGAATGGGGACTCCTCTGAAGATGGCGGCGACTCCTCCGAGTCCAGCAGCGAGGACGAGAGCGAGGATGGGGATGAG AATGAAGAGGATGATGAGGACGAAGATGATGACGAGGATGACGATGAGGATGAAGACAACGAGTCCGAGGGCAGcagctccagctcctcctcctcaggGGACTCCTCAGACTCTGACTCCAACTGA